GCTAGTGTTGTAATACTTGATAGAGGACCTTATGCAAGTGGAAGGATTCTAGATATGTCAAAGGAATCATTCTCAAAGGTTGAGAGTTTAAAGAAAGGGTTATTTAAAGGTACAATTATTTGGTAATGTTTAATAAGTTAAACAAAGGTAAAAGTATTGTTTTATTTTTATTATTAACCCTATTAGTTGGATGCAGTCCAAGTAATCTTAGTAAAAATAAAGTAATAGAGGACAAGCTAATTATATCTACATATTCAGTGGAGAATAGCGGAGGCATTTCATTGTTTGATGTAAATAGTAAAGTAGAAAAAACACTTGTAAAAGACAGAAAGGTAGCAGTTAGTGGAGATTTATCTAAGGATGAGTCTCAAGTAGCATATGCTGATGCATTAAGTGATTCAGATCCTTGGCAAATTTACTTGCATAGTTTAAAGGACAATAAGGTGCTACAAGTTACAAATGATAGTCCAAGTAAAGGTGGTGCTAGGTTTGTAAATAATAACTTGGTGTGTTTTCTAACTGTGGCAAATGAAATGACTAAGGTAGCTAAGTTAGATGTTAATAAAAAAACAACTAATATAATTGACAAGGTGAATCTAGATAGAGAAGCTGAAGCATTTGATGTTAAAGATAATAATATTATCATATCTACCTTATCAAATAGTTTAAATATAAAAACCTGGGAAGAAAATGGTGGAGAGTTTAAACCAATTCCCCATGTTATACTAAAGGCAAATTTAAATGGAGAGAAGTTAAAGGAAGTTGGAAAAATTAATGCTTCCTATATAGACTCTATTTCATATAGCTCTAACCAGAATAAAGTTATTATATGTGGTACAGATATTAATGGAAATTCTGGTGCAGGAATTTATGAATTATCATTAGATACTGGAAAGGTAGCTACTATAGTTACAGAGAATAGTATAGCTACTATAAAGAATTCTAGTGCTAAAGAAATTTCACGTCCTATATTAGCTAGTAGTTCTAAGGATGAAAATATTATATATTTTACTGGAGTTTCTAAGGAAAGTGCACAGGTAACTATAGCAGAAATTGAAACTTACCCTTCAACTATATATAGTTATAATACTAAGACAAAGGAAATAAAGGAAATATATAATCCTAAAATACCAAGTAAAGTTTTTGATTTAAATATAAAATAATGAAGTTTCAAGAGTAGATTAAATATTAATTTTAATCTACTCT
The Clostridium cylindrosporum DSM 605 DNA segment above includes these coding regions:
- a CDS encoding S-layer protein, whose translation is MFDVNSKVEKTLVKDRKVAVSGDLSKDESQVAYADALSDSDPWQIYLHSLKDNKVLQVTNDSPSKGGARFVNNNLVCFLTVANEMTKVAKLDVNKKTTNIIDKVNLDREAEAFDVKDNNIIISTLSNSLNIKTWEENGGEFKPIPHVILKANLNGEKLKEVGKINASYIDSISYSSNQNKVIICGTDINGNSGAGIYELSLDTGKVATIVTENSIATIKNSSAKEISRPILASSSKDENIIYFTGVSKESAQVTIAEIETYPSTIYSYNTKTKEIKEIYNPKIPSKVFDLNIK